CCACAAATTGCGCTAGAGGTCAGCCGAATAATGGCATCGGTTGGTTCTTTAATTTTTGGTTCTGGTACGTTATCTAATCGAATATCTCCGATTCCGTGAAAAACAACAGAGCAAGAAATCTTGTATCCAAATTATTTTTTTGATGGATAACTTTAGCAGACAATTGAGCTTATTTTGGGCTATATGACATACGCGCTTAGAAATTATGGTATCGATATTGCTATAGTTTCTTATCGTCCTCTAGAAGGATATAAGTTGTGGATAACAATGTCAGGCAAAGAAACTGGAAGCAATAGCAAACTTTTTAACAGGATGATGGTTAATAGCGATCGCTACTAACCCACTTACCTAAATCGACAAGATTGGTCTACAGTCGGAGTCTCTTCAAATTGCACCATTATTAGAACAGCTGGTACATCGCCTACTGTTCCAGATAAGTGACCTTTATGACCTTGCGCGTCTGTTTTCGTACCCTGATCTTCTCCAAAGGAAATTTCGCCTTCCCCCATCTCGACTCGTTGTCCGTCCATAGTCTCCACAAACCAACGTCCCGACAAAGGTATGATCCACTGGGGTTTCGGGTTCTCATGCCAGTTACCAACCCACCCCACAGGTAGGACGGTAAAGGTGATTGTAGCACCGGACTGCTTTAAATTAGAAAGCCACTGAGGTGAGGTATC
This sequence is a window from Tolypothrix sp. NIES-4075. Protein-coding genes within it:
- a CDS encoding cupin, which gives rise to MQNNSSPKPTIEYWHVWTDNDGISHQSRCQIEDFMEKGIAPDTSPQWLSNLKQSGATITFTVLPVGWVGNWHENPKPQWIIPLSGRWFVETMDGQRVEMGEGEISFGEDQGTKTDAQGHKGHLSGTVGDVPAVLIMVQFEETPTVDQSCRFR